AAGTTCGACCACGGTGACACGCCCGTTGACTGCGGTCAGTGACGCGATCTGGCGGCGACGTTCCTCTGAGTTCATGATGTGCATTGTATGGGGTCGAGGGGGTGCGAACCTCGATTCGGGGGTGGGGAGTCCGACGGGGGTGGCCCCGGCGGGCCCCGAAAAGAGGGGGAGAAGAGGGTACTGTGGACGTCAACCTAATACGTCAACCGATGTCCTTTCAGATGTCCATTCTGAATATTTGTGGGAGACCAGACACTATGGCAGACACGAAATCCTCCGCACCTTCCACCGACGGTGAGCCCGTCATCCTGAAGGGAAAATCAGTGGTTCCCGGCACGGTCTTCGCGCCGGTGACCTGGGTAACGGACCGTCCGGAGCTGCCGGGGCCGGATAAGACGGTCGCCGAGGGGGAACGAGAGGCAGAGTTCGAGGCGTTCACCCGGGCCGTCGACACCGTCTCGGGGCGCCTCAGTGCACGTGCTGCGACAGTCGAGGGCAATGCACGCCAGGTGCTTGAAGCCACGGTCGCCATTGCAAAGGACCGCGCATGGGCCAAGAAGGTCCGAAAATCCGTCAATGCGGGTCAGACCAACGTCTACGCGGTCAAACAGGCTACGGATGACTTTGTCGAGATGTTCCTCAAGGCGGGTGGTGTGATGGCCGAGAGGGTCACTGACCTGATGGACGTCCGCGACCGCGTCATCGCCGAGCTCCGAGGAGAACCCGAACCGGGCATCCCCGACGTCGATTCTCCCCATGTCCTGTTCGCCGATGACCTTGCCCCAGCCGATACCGCTACTCTTGACCCTGAACTGATCGTTGCCGTGGTCACAGAGAAAGGCGGAGCGACGAGCCATACCGCGATCATTGCCCGTCAGCTGGATATCCCCTGCATTGTGGCTATTGGTGTCAACCTGCGCTCCATCGCAGCGGAAACCGAGGTACTGGTTGACGCCGCCGTGGGAACCGTGGAGACCGGGGTGGACCCGGCTGATGTCGAGAAAAGGGTAGCTGCAGCTGCAGAACTCGCCTCGAAGGTACGCGGATGGCACGGACCGGCTGAAACTGCGGACGGTCACCGGGTTCAACTGCTCGCCAATGTGCAGGACGGTGCCGCCGCCAGGCAGGCAGCGGAATCGGTCGCAGAAGGCATCGGGCTGTTCCGGACCGAACTCGGCTTCCTCAGCGAAACGACAGAACCGTCCGTCGAGGAACAGGCGGATCGGTATGCGGAAGTGTTGAGCGCCTTCCCAGAGGGCAAGGTGGTCATCCGCACGTTGGATGCAGGGTCGGACAAGCCGGTGCCCTATGTGATGGCGGAGAGTGAGGAGAACCCGGCACTCGGTGTTCGCGGCCTGCGTATCGCACGCACGAATCAGGAGCTGCTGGAGCGTCAGCTCGACGGAATCGCACTGGCGCTGAAGAAATCCGGCAGGGAGGAATCGTCGGCGCAGACCTGGGTCATGGCGCCGATGGTGGCAACGGTGTATGAGGCGCAGTGGTTTGCTGCATTGTGCCATGAGCGGGGACTTGTCGCGGGTGCGATGATCGAGGTTCCCGCTGCGGCGTTGATGGCAGACAAGATGATGCCCTATCTGGACTTCGTCTCCATCGGTACGAATGACCTGACCCAGTACACGATGGCAGCTGACCGTATGTCGGCGTCCCTTGCCCATCTGACAGATCCGTGGCAGCCAGCGGTGCTGAGGTTGGTACACACGACCTGTCGTGCTGGTGCAGTGACTCGCACCGCGGTCGGGGTCTGCGGTGAAGCAGCTGCCGACCCGATACTCGCGTGCGTTCTGGCGGGGCTCGGGGTTACGTCCCTGTCAGCCGCTCCACCGGCATTGGCGGCGGTGGGCGCTCAGCTTGGTGAGATCGACTTCGCGGTCTGCCGGGAAATGGCGGCGGCGGCGCTCGATGCCGATGGGGCCGAAGAGGCGAAGACTGCCGCTGCGGCGGTCCTCGGCCTCTAGTTTCACTCCGACGGATGTCGGGCCCCGACACCGGAGCTCCGATATCCGTCGTCAGGCGATCGCAGGGGAGCGCGGTCAGATCTTTCGGAGTACGGCGACGACGCGGCCGAGGATGTCAGCATTGTCACCGGGGATCGGTTCGAAGAGATCATTGTGGGGGAGTAGCCAGACACCGTTGCCGTCCTTCTGGAATTCCTTGACCGTCGCCTCGCCGTCGATCATCGCTGCGACGAAGTCGCCGAGTTCGGCGACTTTCTGCGACCGCACCGCCACCCAGTCGCCATTGAAGATACCTGCGTCGCGCATGGATTCTCCCACGACTTGCAGAAGGAACAGTTCGCCGCTGCCCACGAGCTCCTGCGGCAGTGGAAAGTGAGCTTCTACGTGTTCCTCAGCCAGGATCGGTGAACCGGCAGCGATCTGTCCCACCACGGGAACGAACGAAGGGGAGGGCATCCCGTCCGGGCCGGTCGTGGCCGCAGGTTTAGGGCCCGGCCGGGAAGCCGGCTCATCCTCGAAATCCCGGATGTCTACGGCGCGGGGCTTATTGTCCTCCCGTCGGAGATAACCTTTCCTCTCCAACTCCCGCAGGTGGTACGACACTGATGACGTGGAGTTCAGGCCAACAGCGTCACAGATCTCGCGGATGCTCGGCGGATACCCTCGGAACCGCGTGGCGTCTTTGATGACGTCCATGATGCGACGCTGGCGGTCGGAGAGCTTCTCCCTGCCCTTGTCGTCGCCACTTGCTCCCGCGCTTGCTAGGGCGGCACGTTTCTTGCTTCCCGGAGCTACCCCCGTGGAGGACTTCTGTTTCTCTGCCATCTGACCTACTCCTGGTCTCGTTGTACCGATCGTGGGTTCGACAGTACATCACCGAACCGACATTGTTCATCAGGGTGTTCGAAAGTGTCGCGGAAGTTGTGGACTTCTTCGAACACCCGTGCTACCGTCTGGCACATAGAGCGAAGTTCGAACACATGGACGAAGATACTGACCGTCATGCGAGACGATGTCCGGCTGCGGTGCTGTCATGGTCCTGTCAGATTCCGCAAGTCAGGTTCGTTTTCACGGAAAGAGGGTTGTCATGAACACGATATCGGTACGTAATCCCCGGGGCGTTGACCGTCGTCCTGTCTACCGTCGTCCGGAGTGGACACGTGTGGTCGAGACGGGGCGATCGAACACGTGGGGGCATGGTGCGGTGCGACATCCGTCAGCGGCTCAGGTGGAGCGTCGGCGGTTCCGCGCGACCGGTGAAGAACGTCCGTTCGAGACAGGTTCTCGGGCGCGCCGAGTACGTCGCCGTATGTCTTCTGTCCTCGGTTCTCCGGGCGTTACGTTGGTGTCTCTCGCGTCGCTGGTGGTGATGCTCGCCGCGTCACCGGTTTTGACCGGTCCGAATGAGGAGGCTGTCACACCTGCCAGGACTGCGACGGTCACGGTCGGGGACAACGCCAGCTTGGCGGATATCGCCAGAGAGCACGTCCCGGGTGCATCGGTGGGTGACGCGGTGGCGAGAATTGCGTCCCTCAACGACATCGACAAGATCGGCGCGGATGACGGTCACCACGCCGGTGCGGAGTCCACGCGACAGGTTGTGATCCCGGTCTACTGACCGGGCAACGGCAGGGGAAGGCTCCAGGGGTAGCATATGGGTCCGTCCCGTTCCACTGATCTCTGTAAGGGAGAACGCCGTGCTCTGTCCCGCGTGCCGCTCCGAAGACTCCCGGGTGGTGGATTCGCGTACGGTCGAATCTGGCTCAGCTATCCGTCGTCGACGAGAATGCCTGACATGCAAAACCAGGTTCACGACACTCGAACGCTCAGTGCTCCTGGTGACCAAACGGAGCGGCGTGACCGAAGAGTTTCGCCGCGACAAGGTCATCAGGGGTGTGGGGCGTGCTTGTCAGGGACTCGAGGTCTCCGGGGACGACCTCAAGATACTCGCACACGACGTCGAGCAGTCGCTTCGTGCGTCCTACGGTTCGCAGGTGGCCGCGGATGATATCGGCCTGGCGATTCTCGAGCCGCTGCGTAACCTCAACGAAGTTGCGTACCTGAGGTTTGCCTCGGTGTACAAGTCCTTCCGGTCCACCGAGGACTTCGAGACGGAGATCCGGGCCCTCCGTCAGCGTCGAGAAGACGCCGCTGAATAAGTCAGCGGATCTTCGCGAGCGCCTTCTTCACCCGCGCTGCGCTGGCAGGTCGCGAGGTTCCCAGGTTCTGGGCGAACAATGACACCCGGAACTCCTCGACCAACCACTCAACGTCCTTGAACTGGGGAGACGCTGCGCGCGCGGCAGGGAGTCGCTTCCGGGTCTCGGCAATGGCCTCCGTGCACTCCCTGACCTGGTCATCAAGCGCCGCTTCACGGTCCGGGTCAGACTCCATCATTGAAAGCCGGGACTTCATCGCGGCCACATAGCGCGGCACATGGCGTAGATTCTCTACTCCGTTCTTCGCGACACGATGGGGGCCGAGATAGAAATCCAACTGCCCCCTCATCTCGTCGATCGCCGCGCCGTCCCAGCCCTCCAGTTCCTGCGACATATCAGAGACAGCCAGGACTGCGGGGGAGATCGCCACGAAGATCTGCCGGACCAGCCCCGGTCCTTTCTCGCGTGCTGCCGTCACAGCTTCTGCGCAGCGTTCCGGGTCGCGGATCACCGGGCCGAAGCGGTTCATCAACTCGCGGCACGCGAGGACACGGCAATCATCGACCAGAGCATCGGGACCGCCGTGAGGATAAGTATCGACCGCGACGCGCTGCCGCAGCGGCAGCCCCTTGACCGTCTGTTTCGTGGACACCTGGCACGCGTCCACCATCATCTCGAGGACAGTCGAGAACTGTTGTCCGGCGGCCGCCTGGGGTGTCGGGAATGCCTTGAGAACAACACCGTCCCGGCTCCCCGGGGTGGCTGCAACGAGCGCAGGGTAGGCGGACGTCGTCTGACCGTCCACCACCGTTTCCACGGACTCGGGTATCGTTCCGATTCCCTCGGCTGTCCAGTTCTCCGATCGGGCGAGTATTCCGCCTCCCCCTGCAGAACTCCGCTGGTCCTTCTTCCTCTTTCCCGACTGCTGATGGGCAGCGGAATCACGGGGACTGGGGTTGGACGGGCCGTGCCCGTGCGATGAGCGCGCGGTAGCTGACGCGATCGACTGGGTGATCTCGCCGGAGAGTCTCTCCTGGAGATCACCGAGATCCTTGGACGCCGCAATGACCTTGCCGCGCCGGTCCACCGCCGCATATGTCATGCGCAGGTGTGCCGGCACCCGGTCCCAGTCGAAGTCGGCGGCGCCGATCCCGGTGCCTCCCAAAGAGCGGAGTGCGTCAGCAAGCGCCTGGTCGACCGGGCCGTCATAGGGGGCCATGCGATCCAGCGCAGCACGGGCGAACTGGGCCGCCGGGACTACAGATGTCCGTAATGGTTTCGGCAGGGTCCTGATCAGAGCGACGCAAAGCTCCTCGCGCATACCGGAGACCAACCACTTGGTGTCGCGGTCGGTCACGCCTGCCAGCAAGGGAAGTGGAATGCGCATCGTGATCCCGTCCGCCGGGTCTCCCGGACGGAAGACGTACGTCAGGTCGAACTCCATTGACCCTTGACGCCACGTGTCGGGGAACTCACGGGCCTGGGCGGCTCCGCCATCCGA
The genomic region above belongs to Corynebacterium glyciniphilum AJ 3170 and contains:
- the ptsP gene encoding phosphoenolpyruvate--protein phosphotransferase; this encodes MADTKSSAPSTDGEPVILKGKSVVPGTVFAPVTWVTDRPELPGPDKTVAEGEREAEFEAFTRAVDTVSGRLSARAATVEGNARQVLEATVAIAKDRAWAKKVRKSVNAGQTNVYAVKQATDDFVEMFLKAGGVMAERVTDLMDVRDRVIAELRGEPEPGIPDVDSPHVLFADDLAPADTATLDPELIVAVVTEKGGATSHTAIIARQLDIPCIVAIGVNLRSIAAETEVLVDAAVGTVETGVDPADVEKRVAAAAELASKVRGWHGPAETADGHRVQLLANVQDGAAARQAAESVAEGIGLFRTELGFLSETTEPSVEEQADRYAEVLSAFPEGKVVIRTLDAGSDKPVPYVMAESEENPALGVRGLRIARTNQELLERQLDGIALALKKSGREESSAQTWVMAPMVATVYEAQWFAALCHERGLVAGAMIEVPAAALMADKMMPYLDFVSIGTNDLTQYTMAADRMSASLAHLTDPWQPAVLRLVHTTCRAGAVTRTAVGVCGEAAADPILACVLAGLGVTSLSAAPPALAAVGAQLGEIDFAVCREMAAAALDADGAEEAKTAAAAVLGL
- the lexA gene encoding transcriptional repressor LexA is translated as MAEKQKSSTGVAPGSKKRAALASAGASGDDKGREKLSDRQRRIMDVIKDATRFRGYPPSIREICDAVGLNSTSSVSYHLRELERKGYLRREDNKPRAVDIRDFEDEPASRPGPKPAATTGPDGMPSPSFVPVVGQIAAGSPILAEEHVEAHFPLPQELVGSGELFLLQVVGESMRDAGIFNGDWVAVRSQKVAELGDFVAAMIDGEATVKEFQKDGNGVWLLPHNDLFEPIPGDNADILGRVVAVLRKI
- the nrdR gene encoding transcriptional regulator NrdR — its product is MLCPACRSEDSRVVDSRTVESGSAIRRRRECLTCKTRFTTLERSVLLVTKRSGVTEEFRRDKVIRGVGRACQGLEVSGDDLKILAHDVEQSLRASYGSQVAADDIGLAILEPLRNLNEVAYLRFASVYKSFRSTEDFETEIRALRQRREDAAE